A genomic region of Microlunatus sagamiharensis contains the following coding sequences:
- a CDS encoding threonine/serine exporter family protein, giving the protein MTATSGRTTSEQDARTLLVHLGTAMVATGQPINEVEDELAEVGRALGHPGTQIAAGPTGVMLSLSSGAPSAYEAVTGALRLDQAAQVREIRRDLLLGRVDAATADQRLLDLRHQPPRYPVWLANLGWVAVATGIALILQPGWRNVVLAALGALVVVALFRLAQRVTLLATLLPVVAAFLVACLVFTATDLGLVEGPLRTLLPPLAVLLPGALLVTAMSELATGDMVAGSSRLIFGLVQVLLFTLGVVAATRLFDLPREALRNVRVDDLGWWTAPLGLVLICAGIGLLESPPVRLLPWILVVLVLAFAAQGLGQHYSGPVLGSFLGAVAASLGSYVVEAVVPDLPRLVVFLPSFWLLVPGSLGVLSATELALDPGGATATVLGVVTLVSALALGLLVGTAAAQSLRSVLRRARRIRVRTHLPLDHRPDDPATGAPLAQETDR; this is encoded by the coding sequence GTGACGGCGACGAGCGGGCGGACGACGTCCGAGCAGGACGCGCGGACGCTGCTCGTGCACCTCGGCACGGCGATGGTCGCGACCGGCCAGCCGATCAACGAGGTCGAGGACGAGCTCGCCGAGGTGGGCCGGGCGCTCGGCCACCCCGGCACCCAGATCGCGGCCGGCCCGACCGGCGTCATGCTCTCACTGTCGAGCGGGGCCCCGTCGGCGTACGAGGCGGTCACCGGCGCGCTGCGGCTCGACCAGGCGGCCCAGGTCCGCGAGATCCGCCGCGACCTCCTGCTCGGCCGCGTCGACGCCGCGACCGCCGACCAGCGGCTGCTGGACCTGCGCCACCAGCCCCCGCGCTACCCCGTGTGGCTGGCGAACCTCGGCTGGGTCGCCGTGGCCACCGGCATCGCCCTGATCCTGCAGCCGGGCTGGCGCAACGTCGTGCTGGCCGCGCTCGGCGCGCTGGTCGTGGTCGCGCTGTTCCGGCTGGCGCAGCGCGTCACGCTGCTCGCGACGCTGCTGCCCGTGGTGGCGGCCTTCCTCGTCGCCTGCCTGGTGTTCACCGCCACCGACCTCGGGCTGGTGGAGGGACCGCTGCGGACGCTGCTCCCGCCGCTGGCCGTGCTGCTGCCCGGGGCGCTGCTGGTGACGGCGATGTCGGAGCTCGCGACCGGCGACATGGTGGCCGGGTCGTCGCGGCTGATCTTCGGCCTCGTGCAGGTCCTGCTCTTCACCCTCGGCGTCGTCGCCGCCACCCGGCTCTTCGACCTGCCCCGCGAGGCCCTGCGCAACGTCCGCGTCGACGACCTGGGCTGGTGGACCGCGCCGCTCGGGCTGGTGCTGATCTGCGCCGGCATCGGGCTGCTGGAGTCGCCGCCGGTGCGGCTGCTGCCCTGGATCCTCGTGGTCCTGGTGCTCGCCTTCGCCGCGCAGGGGCTCGGGCAGCACTACTCGGGCCCGGTGCTCGGCAGCTTCCTCGGCGCGGTCGCGGCCAGCCTGGGCTCCTACGTCGTCGAGGCGGTGGTGCCCGACCTGCCGCGGCTCGTGGTCTTCCTGCCGTCCTTCTGGCTGCTCGTGCCCGGCAGCCTCGGCGTGCTGTCGGCGACCGAGCTCGCGCTCGACCCGGGCGGCGCGACGGCCACCGTCCTCGGCGTGGTGACCCTGGTGAGCGCGCTCGCGCTCGGCCTGCTCGTCGGCACGGCCGCCGCCCAGTCGCTGCGCTCCGTGCTTCGCCGGGCCCGCCGGATCCGCGTCCGCACGCACCTGCCGCTCGACCACCGGCCCGACGACCCTGCGACCGGAGCACCCCTCGCCCAGGAGACCGACCGATGA
- a CDS encoding HAD family hydrolase, translating into MIVGFDYWHVLSHYPTQIGHLIALHAAAGDEVHVVSAIGHGRIGTVEAEVRAVTDVPTVHEVVFDHTRESPELKLAKCRELGIELFYDDREDVCRMLSENGILAFRVPRGGSADDQAAERT; encoded by the coding sequence GTGATCGTCGGCTTCGACTACTGGCACGTGCTCAGCCACTACCCGACTCAGATCGGTCACCTGATCGCGCTGCACGCCGCGGCGGGCGACGAGGTGCACGTGGTCTCGGCCATCGGGCACGGCCGGATCGGGACCGTGGAGGCCGAGGTGCGGGCCGTCACCGACGTGCCGACGGTGCACGAGGTCGTCTTCGACCACACGCGCGAGTCGCCCGAGCTCAAGCTGGCCAAGTGCCGCGAGCTGGGGATCGAGCTCTTCTACGACGACCGCGAGGACGTCTGCCGGATGCTGTCGGAGAACGGCATCCTCGCGTTCCGGGTGCCCCGCGGCGGCAGCGCCGACGACCAGGCGGCCGAGCGGACGTGA
- the fmt gene encoding methionyl-tRNA formyltransferase, translating to MRVVFCGTPEVAVPALDAIVASDHEVVAVVTRPDAPSGRGKRLTASPVALRAEELELEVLKPQRPRDEDFVARLTELAPDCCPVVAYGALLPQRVLDIPRHGFVNLHFSVLPRWRGAAPVQHAVLAGDAETGATTFRLVLEMDAGPTYGVVTEPIGATDTSGDLLTRLAYSGSALLVETLDAVEAGVQPVEQPGEGVTMAPKITVEDARVDWTRQAVEVDRLVRGCHPNPGAWTTFRGERFKVSSASPGGGDDGTALAAGELLVGRRSVLVGTGAGVLELGQVQAQGKKPMAAADWARGLGATQDLRLGD from the coding sequence GTGCGAGTCGTCTTCTGCGGGACCCCTGAGGTGGCCGTGCCGGCCCTCGACGCGATCGTGGCGTCCGACCACGAGGTGGTCGCCGTCGTCACCCGGCCGGACGCGCCGAGCGGGCGCGGGAAGCGTCTGACCGCGAGCCCGGTGGCCCTGCGGGCCGAGGAGCTCGAGCTCGAGGTGCTCAAGCCGCAGCGCCCGCGCGACGAGGACTTCGTGGCCCGGCTGACCGAGCTCGCACCCGACTGCTGCCCGGTGGTCGCGTACGGCGCCCTGCTCCCGCAGCGTGTCCTGGACATCCCGCGCCACGGCTTCGTGAACCTGCACTTCTCGGTCCTGCCGCGCTGGCGCGGCGCCGCCCCCGTGCAGCACGCCGTGCTCGCCGGCGACGCCGAGACGGGCGCCACGACGTTCCGCCTGGTCCTCGAGATGGACGCCGGGCCCACGTACGGCGTCGTCACCGAGCCCATCGGTGCCACCGACACGTCTGGCGACCTGCTGACGCGGCTCGCCTACTCCGGCAGCGCGCTCCTGGTCGAGACGCTCGACGCCGTCGAGGCGGGGGTCCAGCCCGTCGAGCAGCCGGGCGAGGGCGTGACCATGGCGCCCAAGATCACCGTCGAGGACGCCCGGGTCGACTGGACCCGCCAGGCCGTCGAGGTCGACCGGCTCGTCCGCGGCTGCCACCCGAACCCCGGCGCGTGGACGACCTTCCGCGGCGAGCGCTTCAAGGTGTCCTCGGCAAGCCCCGGCGGCGGCGACGACGGCACGGCGCTCGCCGCCGGGGAGCTGCTGGTCGGTCGCCGTTCCGTGCTGGTCGGGACGGGTGCGGGCGTGCTCGAGCTGGGGCAGGTGCAGGCGCAGGGCAAGAAGCCGATGGCCGCGGCTGACTGGGCCCGTGGCCTCGGCGCCACCCAGGACCTCCGGCTGGGGGACTGA
- a CDS encoding RsmB/NOP family class I SAM-dependent RNA methyltransferase: MPARVDRARRVAFDALRRVTGEEAYANLVLPGLLTERGITGRDAAFATELLNGTCRWLGTYDAVLAAAAGRPLSSLQPAVVDLLRLGTHQLLGMRVGSHAAVSATVDLAAATVGRRVTGLVNAVLRKVAARDLDDWVTALATGDGHDRLGLAHAHPRWVVDAYADLLPDDELVAALEADNVSPRVSLVVRPGLADVDELLDELDGTGERSRLSPFGVRTSGNPGDVPLVRTGRAGVQDEGSQLVAWGVTRPEAGRGPWLDLSAGPGGKTALLAGLAAADGSRVLAGELAPHRAGLVVSGARAYPLERRPQVVVADATRPAWRPGTFTRVLADVPCTGVGALRRRPEARWRRDPADVEALHPLQRALLTTALDAAAPGGVVAYVTCSPHRRETVDVVEETLAGRDDVEVLPVGTVLPGILDATTGPEGEFLQLWPHRHGTDAMFAAYLRRR, from the coding sequence GTGCCTGCGCGGGTCGACCGCGCCCGCCGGGTTGCCTTCGACGCGCTGCGCCGCGTCACCGGCGAGGAGGCGTACGCCAACCTCGTCCTGCCCGGCCTGCTGACCGAGCGCGGCATCACCGGGCGCGACGCCGCCTTCGCGACCGAGCTCCTGAATGGCACCTGCCGCTGGCTCGGCACCTACGACGCGGTGCTCGCCGCCGCCGCCGGACGGCCGCTCTCCTCCCTCCAGCCCGCGGTCGTCGACCTGCTCCGCCTGGGCACCCACCAGCTGCTGGGCATGCGGGTGGGCAGCCACGCGGCGGTCAGCGCGACGGTCGACCTGGCCGCGGCGACGGTCGGCCGTCGGGTGACCGGCCTCGTCAACGCGGTCCTGCGCAAGGTCGCCGCCCGCGACCTCGACGACTGGGTCACCGCGCTCGCGACCGGGGACGGGCACGACCGGCTCGGGCTGGCGCACGCGCACCCCCGCTGGGTCGTCGACGCGTACGCCGACCTGCTGCCGGACGACGAGCTGGTGGCGGCGCTCGAGGCCGACAACGTCAGCCCGCGGGTCTCCCTCGTGGTCCGCCCGGGGCTCGCGGACGTGGACGAGCTGCTCGACGAGCTCGACGGGACGGGGGAGCGCAGCCGGCTCTCCCCCTTCGGCGTGCGCACCTCGGGCAACCCCGGCGACGTGCCGCTGGTCCGCACCGGTCGCGCCGGCGTGCAGGACGAGGGCTCGCAGCTGGTGGCCTGGGGCGTCACGAGGCCCGAGGCCGGCCGGGGTCCCTGGCTCGACCTCTCGGCCGGACCGGGCGGCAAGACCGCGCTGCTCGCCGGGCTGGCCGCGGCCGACGGCAGCCGGGTCCTGGCCGGGGAGCTGGCGCCGCACCGCGCCGGCCTCGTCGTGAGCGGTGCCCGGGCCTACCCGCTCGAGCGGCGCCCGCAGGTCGTCGTGGCCGACGCGACGCGGCCGGCCTGGCGCCCCGGGACCTTCACCCGCGTGCTCGCCGACGTCCCCTGCACGGGGGTGGGTGCGCTGCGCCGCCGGCCCGAGGCGCGCTGGCGCCGCGACCCCGCCGACGTGGAGGCCCTGCACCCGCTGCAGCGCGCGCTGCTCACCACCGCCCTGGACGCCGCGGCGCCCGGCGGCGTGGTCGCGTACGTCACCTGCTCGCCGCACCGGCGCGAGACCGTCGACGTCGTCGAGGAGACCCTCGCCGGGCGTGACGACGTCGAGGTGCTGCCCGTCGGGACCGTGCTCCCGGGCATCCTCGACGCGACCACGGGGCCCGAGGGGGAGTTCCTCCAGCTCTGGCCGCACCGGCACGGCACGGACGCGATGTTCGCGGCCTACCTGCGCCGCCGCTGA
- a CDS encoding primosomal protein N', translated as MPADPAPAPAEPAQPSQPVARVAVDVPLAHLDRPFDYRVTPEQDAEAVPGARVRVRFAGRLRDGFVLERAATTDTDRVLAPLHKVVSAEPVLTPETSALVRAVADHYAGTFVDVVRLAVPPRHAATEKAAAAREAARTDGEPETPWPAPRADPFAAYPDGAAYASALRAGRSPRALWQVTPSAAPVSDWAAGFAAAARACVEGGRGAVLLAPDQRDVARLEAACVAALGRSRVVALVAETGPAARYRAFLAAAHGRAQVVVGNRAAAYAPVRDLGLVALWDDGDDLWAEPRAPYPHTREVLALRARQSGAAALFASYGRTAELQAYVESGWLRPVAQARADVRHAAPRVRVGGDDDRALARDPAARAARVPHDVFTLVRAALPTGPVLVQVPRAGGRLALVCQDCREPVRCAFCSGPTALGEGSGATMTCRWCGRPQVDWECPVCGGHHVRSPVVGATRTAAELGRAFPGVPVLQSSGEGRLEGVGPTGAIVVATPGAEPPAEGGYAAAVLLDTTLLLLRPDLRASEEALRRWFAVVALVRGGADGGSVLAVGDSSGRALQALVRVDPAGFAVRELADRAEAHFPPAAKVVTVDGAAPVLQEYVGLVHEPPGTETLGPVPLPQREQLPGSDGEPLLRLTLRAPVRSGGALVRAAKEVAGVRSARKSDGAVRVRVDPVVLG; from the coding sequence GTGCCCGCCGACCCCGCCCCCGCGCCCGCGGAGCCGGCCCAGCCGTCGCAGCCGGTGGCCCGGGTCGCGGTGGACGTGCCGCTCGCACACCTCGACCGGCCCTTCGACTACCGCGTCACGCCCGAGCAGGACGCCGAGGCCGTCCCCGGCGCCCGGGTGCGGGTCCGCTTCGCCGGCCGGCTGCGGGACGGCTTCGTGCTCGAGCGCGCCGCCACGACCGACACCGACCGCGTGCTGGCGCCGCTGCACAAGGTCGTCTCGGCCGAGCCCGTCCTGACCCCGGAGACCAGCGCCCTGGTGCGGGCCGTGGCCGACCACTACGCGGGGACGTTCGTCGACGTCGTGCGGCTCGCGGTCCCGCCCCGGCACGCCGCCACGGAGAAGGCGGCCGCGGCGCGGGAGGCGGCCCGGACCGACGGCGAGCCCGAGACGCCCTGGCCGGCGCCGCGCGCGGACCCCTTCGCCGCCTACCCGGACGGGGCCGCGTACGCGTCCGCCCTGCGGGCTGGCCGCTCGCCGCGGGCCCTGTGGCAGGTGACACCGAGCGCGGCGCCGGTGTCGGACTGGGCGGCCGGGTTCGCCGCGGCCGCCCGCGCCTGCGTCGAGGGCGGGCGGGGCGCGGTCCTGCTGGCCCCCGACCAGCGCGACGTCGCTCGGCTGGAGGCCGCCTGCGTCGCGGCGCTGGGCCGGTCCCGCGTCGTCGCGCTGGTCGCCGAGACCGGACCGGCCGCGCGCTACCGCGCCTTCCTGGCCGCGGCCCACGGCCGGGCGCAGGTCGTCGTCGGCAACCGGGCGGCCGCGTACGCGCCGGTCCGTGACCTCGGCCTGGTCGCGCTGTGGGACGACGGCGACGACCTCTGGGCCGAGCCGCGCGCGCCCTACCCCCACACCCGCGAGGTGCTGGCGCTGCGGGCCCGGCAGAGCGGCGCCGCCGCGCTCTTCGCCTCGTACGGGCGCACCGCCGAGCTGCAGGCCTACGTCGAGAGCGGCTGGCTGCGCCCGGTCGCGCAGGCGCGCGCGGACGTGCGCCACGCGGCCCCGCGCGTCCGGGTGGGCGGCGACGACGACCGCGCGCTGGCCCGCGACCCGGCGGCGCGGGCGGCCCGGGTGCCGCACGACGTCTTCACCCTGGTGCGCGCGGCTCTGCCGACGGGTCCGGTCCTGGTGCAGGTCCCGCGGGCCGGCGGCCGTCTCGCCCTCGTCTGCCAGGACTGCCGCGAGCCGGTCCGCTGCGCCTTCTGCTCCGGCCCGACCGCGCTGGGCGAGGGGTCCGGCGCGACCATGACCTGCCGCTGGTGCGGGCGGCCGCAGGTCGACTGGGAGTGCCCGGTCTGCGGCGGCCACCACGTCCGCTCGCCCGTCGTCGGAGCGACGCGGACGGCGGCCGAGCTCGGGCGTGCCTTCCCCGGCGTCCCCGTGCTCCAGTCGAGCGGCGAGGGCCGGCTCGAGGGCGTCGGGCCGACCGGCGCGATCGTCGTCGCCACGCCGGGTGCCGAGCCACCGGCCGAGGGCGGCTACGCCGCCGCCGTGCTCCTGGACACCACCCTGCTGCTGCTGCGCCCGGACCTGCGGGCGTCGGAGGAGGCGCTGCGGCGCTGGTTCGCGGTCGTGGCGCTGGTCCGCGGCGGTGCGGACGGCGGGTCGGTGCTCGCCGTGGGGGACAGCAGCGGTCGCGCCCTGCAGGCGCTCGTGCGTGTCGACCCGGCGGGGTTCGCGGTCCGCGAGCTCGCCGACCGTGCCGAGGCGCACTTCCCGCCGGCCGCGAAGGTCGTGACCGTCGACGGCGCGGCGCCGGTGCTGCAGGAGTACGTGGGCCTCGTCCACGAGCCGCCGGGCACCGAGACGCTCGGGCCCGTCCCGCTGCCGCAGCGCGAGCAGCTGCCCGGCAGCGACGGCGAGCCGTTGCTGCGGCTCACGCTGCGGGCCCCGGTCCGCTCCGGCGGCGCGCTGGTGCGCGCGGCCAAGGAGGTCGCCGGCGTGCGCAGCGCCCGCAAGAGCGATGGCGCGGTCCGCGTGCGGGTCGACCCCGTCGTGCTCGGCTGA
- the metK gene encoding methionine adenosyltransferase, with amino-acid sequence MTGRLFTSESVTEGHPDKIADQISDSVLDALLAEDPHSRVAVETLVTTGLVVVAGEVTTDAYVEIPSIVRSRILEIGYDSSTKGFDGASCGVQVAIGQQSPDIAQGVDTAYERRTGESVDDLDAQGAGDQGLMFGYASDETANLMPLPIDLAHRLAEQLSEVRKDGRVPYLRPDGKTQVTIEYDGDRPVRLDTVVLSSQHAADIDLDALLTPDVRKHVVEPVLERFEIDTRGYRLLVNPTGRFEVGGPMGDAGLTGRKIIVDTYGGMARHGGGAFSGKDPSKVDRSAAYAMRWVAKNVVAAGLAHRCEVQVAYAIGRAHPVGFYVETFGTEQVPVSRIQEAVLAVFDLRPAAIIRDLDLLRPVYAPTARYGHFGRELPGSTWERTDRADALAAAVRG; translated from the coding sequence GTGACCGGACGCCTCTTCACCTCCGAGTCGGTGACCGAGGGCCACCCCGACAAGATCGCCGACCAGATCAGCGACTCCGTGCTCGACGCCCTCCTCGCCGAGGACCCGCACAGCCGGGTCGCGGTCGAGACGCTCGTCACGACCGGGCTGGTCGTCGTCGCCGGCGAGGTCACCACCGACGCCTACGTCGAGATCCCCTCGATCGTGCGCTCGCGCATCCTCGAGATCGGCTACGACTCCTCGACCAAGGGCTTCGACGGCGCCTCCTGCGGCGTCCAGGTGGCCATCGGCCAGCAGTCGCCCGACATCGCGCAGGGCGTCGACACCGCGTACGAGCGGCGCACGGGGGAGTCGGTCGACGACCTCGATGCGCAGGGCGCGGGCGACCAGGGCCTGATGTTCGGCTACGCCTCCGACGAGACGGCCAACCTGATGCCGCTGCCGATCGACCTGGCGCACCGCCTGGCCGAGCAGCTGTCCGAGGTCCGCAAGGACGGGCGCGTGCCCTACCTGCGCCCCGACGGCAAGACCCAGGTGACCATCGAGTACGACGGCGACCGGCCCGTGCGCCTCGACACGGTCGTCCTCTCCAGCCAGCATGCCGCCGACATCGACCTCGACGCGCTGCTCACCCCGGACGTGCGCAAGCACGTCGTCGAGCCGGTGCTCGAGCGCTTCGAGATCGACACCCGGGGCTACCGGCTGCTGGTCAACCCGACCGGCCGCTTCGAGGTCGGCGGCCCGATGGGCGACGCCGGGCTCACCGGCCGCAAGATCATCGTGGACACCTACGGCGGCATGGCCCGCCACGGCGGGGGCGCCTTCTCCGGCAAGGACCCGTCCAAGGTCGACCGCTCCGCCGCGTACGCGATGCGCTGGGTCGCCAAGAACGTCGTCGCCGCCGGCCTCGCGCACCGTTGCGAGGTCCAGGTCGCGTACGCGATCGGGCGCGCGCACCCGGTCGGCTTCTACGTCGAGACCTTCGGCACCGAGCAGGTCCCCGTGAGCCGCATCCAGGAGGCCGTGCTGGCGGTCTTCGACCTGCGTCCCGCCGCCATCATCCGCGACCTCGACCTGCTGCGGCCCGTCTACGCGCCCACCGCGCGCTACGGCCACTTCGGGCGCGAGCTCCCCGGCTCGACCTGGGAGCGCACCGACCGCGCCGACGCGCTCGCTGCCGCCGTCCGCGGCTGA